One window of the Salvia miltiorrhiza cultivar Shanhuang (shh) chromosome 6, IMPLAD_Smil_shh, whole genome shotgun sequence genome contains the following:
- the LOC130988917 gene encoding probable esterase D14L, producing the protein MGIAEEAHNVRVIGSGQQTIVLAHGFGTDQSVWKHLVPHVVEDYRVVLYDNMGAGTTNPDYFDFERYSTLEGYACDVLAILDELEVRSCIYVGHSVSAMIGLIASISRPDLFSKILTISASPRYMNDPDYYGGFEQSELLELFEAMKSNYKAWCDGFAPLAVGGDMESVAVQEFSRTLFNMRPDIALSVAQTIFYSDVRPLLRHVTIPCHIIQSIKDLAVPVVVSEFLHQNLGGDSIVEVMSTDGHLPQLSSPDVVVPVLLRHIRYNIAA; encoded by the exons atgggaATCGCCGAAGAGGCTCACAATGTCCGCGTGATCGGCTCCGGGCAGCAGACGATCGTGCTCGCGCACGGCTTCGGCACGGATCAATCGGTGTGGAAGCATCTGGTGCCGCACGTGGTGGAGGATTACCGCGTGGTGCTGTACGATAACATGGGCGCCGGCACCACAAATCCGGACTACTTCGATTTCGAGAGGTATTCGACGCTGGAGGGCTACGCCTGCGACGTCCTCGCCATCCTGGACGAGCTCGAGGTGCGCTCCTGCATATACGTCGGCCACTCCGTTTCCGCCATGATCGGCCTCATCGCCTCCATCTCCCGCCCCGACCTCTTCTCCAAGATCCTCACCATCTCCGCTTCTCCGAG ATACATGAACGACCCGGATTACTATGGGGGATTCGAGCAGTCGGAGCTTCTAGAACTATTCGAGGCGATGAAGTCGAACTACAAGGCGTGGTGCGACGGGTTCGCGCCGCTTGCGGTGGGGGGCGACATGGAGTCGGTGGCGGTCCAAGAGTTCAGCCGGACTCTCTTCAACATGAGACCGGACATTGCACTTAGCGTGGCCCAGACCATATTCTACAGCGACGTCAGACCCCTCCTTCGCCACGTCACCATCCCCTGCCACATCATCCAGAGCATCAAGGACCTTGCCGTGCCCGTCGTCGTCTCCGAGTTCCTCCACCAGAACCTCGGCGGCGACTCCATCGTCGAGGTCATGTCCACCGACGGCCACTTGCCGCAGCTCAGCTCTCCCGACGTCGTCGTGCCCGTGCTCCTTAGGCACATTCGCTATAACATTGCTGCTTGA